The following are encoded together in the Oncorhynchus clarkii lewisi isolate Uvic-CL-2024 chromosome 25, UVic_Ocla_1.0, whole genome shotgun sequence genome:
- the LOC139383891 gene encoding antimicrobial peptide NK-lysin-like → MKTSLVLLTLGLLACSVWDVCGQCQEVNLDDQEIVEAQPEKHMVQQLKGTCWACMWALNKVKKHISSSSSEVQIKQKLLSVCDKLGLLKSLCKGMVKRHLWVLVEELSTNDDVRTICINIKACKPKYILDLSY, encoded by the exons ATGAAGACATCTCTGGTCCTCCTTACCCTCGGCCTACTGGCTTGTTCAG TTTGGGACGTCTGTGGACAATGCCAAGAGGTTAACCTTGATGACCAGGAAATAGTGGAAGCACAGCCAGAAAAGCAcatg GTGCAACAGTTAAAGGGAACATGCTGGGCGTGTATGTGGGCACTGAACAAAGTGAAGAAACACATATCCTCTTCCTCTAGCGAG GTACAGATAAAGCAGAAGCTATTGTCTGTTTGCGATAAATTGGGCCTCCTTAAATCTCTGTGTAAAGGCATGGTGAAAAGGCACTTGTGGGTGTTGGTTGAGGAGCTTAGCACCAACGATGACGTGAGGACCATCTGCATTAACATTAAGGCCTGCAA accaaaatacattttggatctGAGCTACTGA